GGCCCCCGTAATGGCCAGTTTTCGTTTCATTGTGTCTCCTCCGATCAAAGGCGTGCTCATTATGACGACTGCGTTTAAAACCAAACAAGCTCGTAAGTTAGAGTTTTCTCCCTAGGATTCGCACGACCGTACGCTTACGCGCCCCGCGAGGACAGGCATTCTACGCAGGTGCGCATTTTCGGACCTCCGGGTATTTCCTAACGCGTTCAAACGGACATTCAGCATGGCACGGTTAGCACGACTCTACGTTCCCGACCAGCCGCAGCACGTGATACTGCGCGGCCTGGATCAGCAACCCGCGTTCGTCGACGACCAGGACTACGAACTCTTCATCGATTGCCTGAAGGCCGCCGCCCGCGATCATCACCTGTCGGTGCATGCCTACGTGCTGCTGCCGCGCCAGGTGCAACTGCTCGTGACGCCGAGCGACGAAGCGAGCCTGCCGAAAGCGATGCAGGCTGTCGGCCGCCGCTACGTCGCGCATTTCAACCGGCGCTACTCGCGGCGCGGCACCCTGTGGGAAGGCCGCTACCGCGCGACCGTGATCGAAGGCGAGCGCTATTTCCTGCTCGCGAGCCGCGTGGTCGAGATGAGCCCCGTGCGTTCGCAGCTCGTCGCGACGCCCGAGGCGTATCGCTGGTCGAGCTACCGGCATCACGTCGGGCTCACCGTCGACAGCCTGATCACCGACCATCCGCTCTACTGGGCGCTCGGCAATACGCCGTTCGACCGCCAGCGCGCGTACAAGGAGCTGTGCGAGCAGCCGCTCGACGAGCGGCAGGCCGACCAGTTGCAGCAGGCGACGCTGAAGGGCTGGGTGCTCGGCGGCGAACATTACCGCGAGTGGGCGGCGCGTACCGCGAACCGGCGCGTGTCGCCGCTGCCGCGCGGACGCCCCAGAAAGGTGCGTGAGAGCACACCGCCGATCCAGCAGTAATGCCGGAAAGGCGGGTCAGGAGCGGCGCTGCGGGCGCCGCTTCTTTTTGCACCAAAACGATACGGCCCCAATAAAACGGCACCAGATCGATGCATCTATTTAATTGGGGTTCGATCATATGGTTTTTGTTGCTATTCCCTTGATTCGTCGCGTATATTCCGAATTCCGGTGGCCCGGGCGAAGCATGCCCGGCCACTGTCGGCCGCGCCGTCTCCCGTCGGGAGCGGGATCGACGGCAACAAGAAAACGGTTCAACGGCCTCCAGGCCCCCTTTACGACGGTGTCCCCATGAACGACCACCAGCAGCCGCTCGCCGCGGTGCCCGCCGCACAAGGTCTGTACGACCCGCAAAACGAACACGACGCCTGCGGCGTCGGCTTCGTCGCTCACATCAAGGGCAAGAAGAGCCACGAGATCATTCAGCAGGGTCTGAAGATTCTCGAGAACCTCGATCACCGCGGCGCGGTTGGCGCCGATCCGCTGATGGGCGACGGCGCGGGCATCCTGATCCAGATTCCGGACGCGTTCTATCGCGAGGAAATGGCGAAGCAGGGCGTGAACCTGCCGCCGGCCGGCGAATATGGGGTCGGCATGATCTTCCTGCCGAAGGAGAACGCATCGCGACTCGCGTGCGAGCAGGAGCTCGAGCGTACGGTGAAGGCCGAGGGGCAGGTCGTGCTCGGCTGGCGCGACGTGCCGGTCGATCATGCGATGCCGATTTCGCCGACCGTGAAGGCGAGCGAGCCGCTGATCCGCCAGATCTTCATCGGTCGCGGCAAGGACATCATGGTGACGGACGCGCTCGAGCGGAAGCTGTACGTGATCCGCAAGACGGCGAGCCACCGCATCCAGGCGCTGAAGCTCAAGCACGGCAAGGAATACTTCGTGCCGTCGATGTCGGCGCGCACGATCGTCTACAAGGGGCTGCTGCTGGCCGGCCAGGTCGGCGTGTACTACCGCGACCTGCAGGACCCGCGCGTCGTGTCGGCGCTCGCGCTCGTGCACCAGCGCTTCTCGACCAACACGTTCCCGGCGTGGGAACTCGCCCACCCGTACCGGATGATCGCGCACAACGGCGAGATCAACACCGTGAAGGGCAACGTGAACTGGCTGAACGCGCGTACCGGCGCGATCGCGTCGCACGTGCTCGCCGACGATCTGCCGAAGCTGTGGCCGCTGATCTACCCGGGCCAGTCCGATACCGCCTCGTTCGACAACTGTCTCGAGCTGCTGGTGATGGCCGGCTACCCGCTCGTGCACGCGGTGATGATGATGATCCCGGAAGCGTGGGAACAGCACACGCTGATGGACGAGAACCGCCGCGCGTTCTACGAATACCACGCCGCGATGA
The DNA window shown above is from Burkholderia cepacia and carries:
- a CDS encoding transposase, coding for MARLARLYVPDQPQHVILRGLDQQPAFVDDQDYELFIDCLKAAARDHHLSVHAYVLLPRQVQLLVTPSDEASLPKAMQAVGRRYVAHFNRRYSRRGTLWEGRYRATVIEGERYFLLASRVVEMSPVRSQLVATPEAYRWSSYRHHVGLTVDSLITDHPLYWALGNTPFDRQRAYKELCEQPLDERQADQLQQATLKGWVLGGEHYREWAARTANRRVSPLPRGRPRKVRESTPPIQQ